From Pongo pygmaeus isolate AG05252 chromosome 1, NHGRI_mPonPyg2-v2.0_pri, whole genome shotgun sequence, one genomic window encodes:
- the FOXE3 gene encoding forkhead box protein E3, with translation MAGRSDMDPPAAFSGFPALPAVAPSGPPPSPLAGAEPGREPEEAAAGRGEAAPTPAPGPGRRRRRPLQRGKPPYSYIALIAMALAHAPGRRLTLAAIYRFITERFAFYRDSPRKWQNSIRHNLTLNDCFVKVPREPGNPGKGNYWTLDPAAADMFDNGSFLRRRKRFKRAELPAHAAAAPGPPLPFPYAPYAPAPGPALLAPQPHAGPGPAPPARLFSVDSLVSLQPELAGLGAPEPPCCAAPDAAAAFPPCAAAASPPLYSQVPDRLVLPATRPGPSPLPAEPLLALAGPAAALGPLSPGEAYLRQPGFASGLERYL, from the coding sequence ATGGCGGGGCGCAGCGACATGGATCCGCCTGCCGCGTTCTCTGGCTTCCCTGCCCTGCCAGCGGTCGCGCCGTCGGGGCCGCCGCCGTCGCCGCTCGCAGGAGCCGAGCCAGGGCGGGAGCCAGAAGAGGCGGCGGCTGGCCGCGGGGAGGCGGCCCCCACGCCCGCGCCCGGcccggggcggcggcggcggcggcccctGCAGCGCGGGAAGCCGCCCTACTCGTACATCGCGCTCATCGCCATGGCTCTGGCGCACGCCCCCGGCCGCCGCCTCACGCTGGCCGCCATCTACCGCTTCATCACCGAGCGCTTTGCCTTCTACCGCGACAGCCCGCGCAAGTGGCAGAACAGCATCCGCCACAACCTCACGCTCAACGACTGCTTCGTCAAGGTGCCCCGCGAGCCGGGCAACCCGGGCAAGGGCAACTACTGGACGCTGGATCCCGCGGCCGCCGACATGTTCGACAACGGCAGCTTCCTGCGGCGCCGCAAGCGCTTCAAGCGCGCCGAGCTGCCCGCGCACGCGGCCGCCGCGCCTGGGCCGCCGCTCCCCTTCCCCTACGCGCCCTACGCGCCCGCGCCCGGCCCCGCGCTGCTGGCGCCGCAGCCCCATGCCGGCCCGGGCCCCGCGCCGCCCGCGCGCCTGTTCAGCGTCGACAGCTTGGTGAGCCTGCAGCCGGAGCTGGCGGGGCTGGGCGCCCCCGAGCCGCCCTGCTGCGCCGCGCCCGACGCAGCCGCCGCCTTCCCGCCCTGCGCTGCCGCCGCCTCCCCGCCACTCTACTCGCAGGTCCCCGACCGCCTGGTACTGCCCGCAACGCGCCCCGGCCCCAGCCCGCTGCCCGCTGAGCCCCTCCTGGCCTTGGCCGGGCCGGCAGCCGCTCTCGGCCCGCTCAGCCCGGGGGAGGCCTACCTGAGGCAGCCGGGCTTCGCGTCGGGACTGGAGCGCTACCTGTGA